One Oryza brachyantha chromosome 3, ObraRS2, whole genome shotgun sequence DNA segment encodes these proteins:
- the LOC102719097 gene encoding serine/threonine protein phosphatase 2A 57 kDa regulatory subunit B' alpha isoform-like: MFNKIIKRGGRKGQRADGGEAAQRAAAPSSSSGGGGGAGGAPAPVTVNHASRASAPSPSSPTSPHVAATSSAFAAGNAAASQPAPPLLEPLPLLRDVAAADRPGLLLRKLRLVAALFDFSDSLKHPREKEAKRQALLELVDYVQAPSPAANANAPVRLPENVQEALVAAISVNIFRPLPPALHESAAAIDPGAAPDDEEEPYLDPAWPHLQLVYELLLRYVVSPDTDTKVAKRYVDHAFVLRLLDLFDSEDPREREYLKTVLHRIYGKFMVHRPFIRKAINNVFYRFIFETERHNGIGELLEILGSIINGFALPMKEEHKLFLSRALIPLHKPKSVAIYHQQLSYCIVQFVEKDYKLADTVIRGLLKYWPVINCQKEVLFLGELEEVLEATQPVEFQRCMVPLFKQIGRCLNSSHFQVAERALFLWNNDHIVSLIAQNRSVIFPIIFEALERNIQSHWNQAVHGLTANVRKMFLDMDSELFEECQQQYIEKQARAKEMEEQRESAWRQLEAVVAAKASGDDMVLVN; this comes from the exons ATGTTCAACAAGATCATTAAGCGCGGGGGCCGCAAGGGGCAGCGCGCCGAcgggggcgaggcggcgcagcgcgccgcggcgccgtcgtcctcgtcggggggtgggggaggggccgggggcgcgccggcgcccgTCACCGTCAACCACGCCTCCCGCgcctcggcgccgtcgccgtcctcgcccACCTCGCCGCACGTCGCCGCGACCTCCTCCGCCTTCGCGGCGGGGAACGCGGCGGCGtcccagcccgcgccgccgctcctcgagccgctcccgctcctccgcgacgtcgccgcggcggaccGCCCGGGGCTCCTCCTCCGCAAgctccgcctcgtcgccgcgctcttCGACTTCTCCGACTCCCTCAAGCACCCCCGCGAGAAGGAGGCCAAGCGCCAGGCCCTGCTCGAGCTCGTCGACTACGTGCAGGCGCCCTCCCCCGCGGCCAACGCCAACGCGCCCGTCCGCCTCCCGGAGAATGTCCAGGAGGCTCTCGTCGCGGCAATCTCCGTCAACATCTTCCGCCCGCTTCCCCCGGCGCTGCATGAATCAGCCGCCGCGATCGatcccggcgccgcccccgatGACGAGGAGGAACCCTACCTCGACCCTGCCTGGCCGCACCTTCAGCTTGTCTATGAGCTCCTGCTCCGCTATGTCGTCTCGCCGGACACAGACACCAAGGTTGCCAAGCGGTATGTCGACCATGCCTTTGTTCTTCGCCTCCTGGACCTCTTCGACTCGGAGGATCCACGCGAGCGTGAATATCTCAAGACTGTGCTCCATCGCATCTATGGCAAGTTCATGGTCCACCGCCCATTCATCCGAAAGGCTATCAATAATGTGTTCTACCGTTTCATCTTTGAGACCGAGCGCCACAATGGTATTGGCGAGCTCCTCGAGATTCTCGGAAGCATCATTAATGGCTTTGCGCTGCCAATGAAGGAGGAACACAAGCTGTTCCTCTCCCGTGCGCTCATCCCGTTGCACAAGCCCAAGTCTGTTGCAATCTACCACCAGCAGCTGTCATATTGCATTGTCCAGTTCGTCGAGAAGGACTACAAACTTGCGGATACCGTAATCAGGGGACTGCTCAAGTACTGGCCTGTCATAAATTGCCAAAAGGAGGTACTGTTTCTCGGCGAGCTTGAGGAAGTACTTGAGGCAACTCAGCCTGTTGAGTTCCAACGGTGCATGGTTCCACTCTTTAAGCAGATTGGGCGCTGCCTTAACAGTTCCCATTTCCAG GTTGCTGAACGGGCTTTGTTCTTGTGGAACAATGATCACATTGTAAGCTTAATTGCCCAAAACCGTAGTGTTATATTTCCAATCATATTTGAAGCACTTGAGAGGAACATACAGAGCCACTGGAATCAAGCTGTTCATGGTCTAACTGCAAATGTGCGCAAGATGTTTTTGGACATGGACAGTGAACTATTTGAGGAGTGCCAGCAGCAGTACATAGAGAAGCAAGCGAGAGCCAAAGAGATGGAGGAGCAACGAGAGTCAGCATGGAGACAACTGGAAGCTGTTGTTGCCGCCAAGGCTTCTGGAGATGACATGGTTTTGGTCAACTAG
- the LOC102713174 gene encoding glycine-rich RNA-binding protein RZ1C-like isoform X1, with protein MAGKEEGRIFVGGLSFHTDERKLADAFRRFGKVVDAQIMLERHTQRHRGFGFVTFADPEAVDSAIKEMHCQELDGRTISVNKAEPKMNTDDTRYESGGGRGEYRGGRGDGPPPGNCFECGRAGHWARDCPNPGGGRSARVSSKFSSGGRGERLSGSDRFGDRYMDDHYDGGRYGYREPVDVRDRYGGGRDRYANDRYPSGGDRYVPDRYGGPDRYQPSSYGRERERSYERDGVRGNGGYDRSGPRGGGSYDRDGLRGGMSGAYDRDGPRGSGADHYGGGGPARYDGGSYRDRPGPYDRPSRGGRFDDRFQ; from the exons ATggcggggaaggaggagggccGGATCTTCGTGGGCGGGCTGTCGTTCCACACCGACGAGCGCAAGCTGGCCGACGCGTTCCGCCGCTTCGGCAAGGTCGTCGACGCCCAG ATCATGCTGGAGAGACACACCCAACGCCATCGTGGTTTTGGCTTTGTGACATTTGCAGATCCAGAGGCAGTTGACAGCGCTATTAAGGAAATGCACTGTCAAGAGTTGGATGGCAGGACTATTTCAGTTAACAAGGCAGAGCCTAAGATGAATACAGATGACACAAGGTATGAAAGTGGTGGTGGACGAGGCGAGTATCGTGGTGGTAGAGGtgatggaccacccccaggcAATTGCTTTGAATGTGGCCGTGCTGGTCACTGGGCTCGTGATTGCCCTAATCCTGGTGGGGGTCGTTCTGCACGAGTCTCTTCTAAGTTCAGTAGTGGTGGCAGAGGAGAGCGTTTATCTGGGTCAGATAGGTTTGGTGACCGTTACATGGATGATCATTATGATGGTGGTCGTTATGGGTACCGTGAACCTGTTGATGTCAGAGACAGGTATGGTGGAGGCCGTGATCGTTATGCCAATGATCGATACCCCTCTGGTGGTGATCGCTATGTTCCAGACAGATATGGAGGTCCAGATCGCTACCAGCCTAGTAGTTATGGTCGGGAACGAGAAAGAAGCTATGAGAGGGATGGAGTGCGTGGCAATGGTGGCTATGATAGGAGTGGCCCAAGGGGCGGTGGAAGCTATGACAGGGATGGCCTGAGGGGTGGTATGAGTGGTGCCTATGACAGGGATGGTCCACGTGGCAGTGGCGCTGACCATTACGGAGGTGGAGGGCCAGCTCGTTATGATGGAGGAAGTTACAGGGACAGACCTGGGCCTTATGACCGCCCCAGCAGAGGAGGACGCTTTGATGATCGGTTCCAGTGA
- the LOC102713174 gene encoding glycine-rich RNA-binding protein RZ1C-like isoform X2 yields the protein MLERHTQRHRGFGFVTFADPEAVDSAIKEMHCQELDGRTISVNKAEPKMNTDDTRYESGGGRGEYRGGRGDGPPPGNCFECGRAGHWARDCPNPGGGRSARVSSKFSSGGRGERLSGSDRFGDRYMDDHYDGGRYGYREPVDVRDRYGGGRDRYANDRYPSGGDRYVPDRYGGPDRYQPSSYGRERERSYERDGVRGNGGYDRSGPRGGGSYDRDGLRGGMSGAYDRDGPRGSGADHYGGGGPARYDGGSYRDRPGPYDRPSRGGRFDDRFQ from the coding sequence ATGCTGGAGAGACACACCCAACGCCATCGTGGTTTTGGCTTTGTGACATTTGCAGATCCAGAGGCAGTTGACAGCGCTATTAAGGAAATGCACTGTCAAGAGTTGGATGGCAGGACTATTTCAGTTAACAAGGCAGAGCCTAAGATGAATACAGATGACACAAGGTATGAAAGTGGTGGTGGACGAGGCGAGTATCGTGGTGGTAGAGGtgatggaccacccccaggcAATTGCTTTGAATGTGGCCGTGCTGGTCACTGGGCTCGTGATTGCCCTAATCCTGGTGGGGGTCGTTCTGCACGAGTCTCTTCTAAGTTCAGTAGTGGTGGCAGAGGAGAGCGTTTATCTGGGTCAGATAGGTTTGGTGACCGTTACATGGATGATCATTATGATGGTGGTCGTTATGGGTACCGTGAACCTGTTGATGTCAGAGACAGGTATGGTGGAGGCCGTGATCGTTATGCCAATGATCGATACCCCTCTGGTGGTGATCGCTATGTTCCAGACAGATATGGAGGTCCAGATCGCTACCAGCCTAGTAGTTATGGTCGGGAACGAGAAAGAAGCTATGAGAGGGATGGAGTGCGTGGCAATGGTGGCTATGATAGGAGTGGCCCAAGGGGCGGTGGAAGCTATGACAGGGATGGCCTGAGGGGTGGTATGAGTGGTGCCTATGACAGGGATGGTCCACGTGGCAGTGGCGCTGACCATTACGGAGGTGGAGGGCCAGCTCGTTATGATGGAGGAAGTTACAGGGACAGACCTGGGCCTTATGACCGCCCCAGCAGAGGAGGACGCTTTGATGATCGGTTCCAGTGA
- the LOC102719372 gene encoding protein NUCLEAR FUSION DEFECTIVE 4-like, protein MAFGGGSGGGGEGLAATMRFGAHVVRGRWFMFFASILIMAAAGGTYIFGIYSKAIKTSLGYDQQTLNTLSFFKDVGANVGILPGLINEVTPPWVVLACGAGMNLAGYLMIYLAVSGHTARPPVWLMCVYIAVGANSQSFANTGALVTAVKNFPEDRGVVLGLLKGFVGLSGAIFTQLYRAIYGVEDDGASLVLLMAWLPAAISLLFIPTIRIMPRSPAAAGAGPAARRRERKAFFYFLYASIVLAVYLLVMNVVELEVLGFPKPAYYVTATVLLLLIFFPLVIVVKQELSTYLNPSPATTPATRSAVTVITVDEKKEKPQAAEDDGDDKAAPSPTCLQDVFRPPARGEDYTILQALFSVDMLVLFVATICGVGGTLTAIDNMGQIGQSLGYPQRSISTFVSLVSIWNYAGRVVAGFASEYVLARYKVPRPLALTVVLVLACAGHLLIALGVSNGLYAASVILGFCFGAQWPLLFAIISEVFGLKYYSTLYNFGAVASPVSSYILNVRVTGRLYDREAERQLAAGAVAVAGAARKGGRDLTCVGVGCFRVSFLIIAAVTLLGAAVSLLLAWRTRNFYRGDLYGKFREVAAATGEGAQQAKKVDDDDAAGETSRVAVAGDTDGGARGVDGDKV, encoded by the coding sequence ATGGCGTTCGGCGGCGGGtccggtggtggcggcgagggcctggcggcgacgatgcgGTTCGGCGCGCACGTGGTGCGGGGGCGGTGGTTCATGTTCTTCGCGTCGATCCTGatcatggcggcggccggcggcacgTACATCTTCGGCATCTACTCGAAGGCGATCAAGACGTCGCTGGGGTACGACCAGCAGACGCTCAACACGCTCAGCTTCTTCAAGGACGTCGGCGCCAACGTCGGCATCCTGCCGGGCCTCATCAACGAGGTCACGCCGCCATGGGTGGTGCTCGCCTGCGGCGCCGGCATGAACCTCGCCGGCTACCTCATGATCTACCTCGCCGTGTCCGGCCACACCGCCAGGCCGCCCGTGTGGCTCATGTGCGTCTAcatcgccgtcggcgccaACTCCCAGTCGTTCGCCAACACCGGCGCGCTCGTCACCGCCGTCAAGAACTTCCCAGAGGACCGCGGCGTCGTGCTGGGACTGCTCAAGGGGTTCGTCGGACTCAGCGGCGCCATCTTCACGCAGCTCTACCGCGCCATCTACGGcgtcgaggacgacggcgcgtCGCTGGTGCTGCTCATGGCGTGGCTCCCCGCCGCCATCTCTCTGCTCTTCATCCCCACCATCCGCATCATGCCGAggagccccgccgccgccggggcgggCCCGGCCGCGAGGAGGCGCGAGCGCAAGGCCTTCTTCTACTTCCTCTACGCCTCCATCGTCCTCGCCGTCTACCTCCTCGTCATGAACGTCGTCGAGCTGGAGGTGCTCGGCTTCCCCAAGCCCGCCTACTACGTCACCGCCaccgtgctcctcctcctcatcttctTCCCGCTCGTGATCGTCGTCAAGCAAGAACTCAGCACTTACCTGAATCCGTCTCcagcgacgacgccggcgacgaggtccGCCGTGACAGTCATCACAGTCGacgagaagaaggagaagccACAGGCTGcagaggacgacggcgacgacaaggcggcgccgtcgccgacgtgcCTGCAGGACGTGTTcaggccgccggcgcgggggGAGGACTACACGATCCTGCAAGCTCTGTTCAGCGTGGACATGCTGGTGCTGTTCGTCGCCACCATctgcggcgtcggcggcacgCTGACGGCGATCGACAACATGGGGCAGATCGGGCAGTCGCTGGGCTACCCGCAGCGGAGCATCTCCACGTTCGTCTCCCTCGTGAGCATCTGGAACTACGCCGGCCGCGTGGTCGCCGGCTTCGCCTCGGAGTACGTGCTGGCGCGGTACAAGGTGCCCCGGCCGCTGGCGCTGACGGTGGTGCTCGTCCTCGCCTGCGCCGGCCACCTCCTCATCGCGCTCGGCGTCAGCAACGGCCTGTACGCGGCGTCGGTGATCCTCGGATTCTGCTTCGGCGCGCAGTGGCCGCTGCTGTTCGCCATCATCTCCGAGGTGTTCGGCCTCAAGTACTACTCCACGCTCTACAACTtcggcgcggtggcgagcCCCGTCAGCTCCTACATCCTCAACGTCCGCGTCACCGGCCGCCTCTACGACCGCGAGGCGGAGCGGCagctggccgccggcgccgtcgccgtcgccggcgcggccagGAAGGGGGGCAGGGACCTGACGTGCGTCGGGGTGGGGTGCTTCAGGGTCTCGTTCCTGATCATCGCCGCCGTCACgctgctcggcgccgccgtgtcgcTGCTGCTCGCGTGGCGGACGAGGAACTTCTACCGCGGCGACCTCTACGGCAAGTTCAGGGAggtcgccgcggcgacgggagAAGGAGCGCAGCAAGCCAAAaaggtcgacgacgacgatgccgCCGGCGAGACCAGCcgcgtggccgtggccggcgACACGGATGGCGGCGcccgcggcgtcgacggcgacaaGGTCTGA